Proteins found in one Sporosarcina sp. FSL K6-3457 genomic segment:
- a CDS encoding winged helix-turn-helix transcriptional regulator, which produces MKIKYDLPCNIAQSLNIIGDRWTLLVIHEILIGQTTFNEIKRGLDGISANLLSERLKLLEAQGLVTSELYSSHPPRYQYTLTESGKDLEHVFHALIIWGSDHLDHCYKKLVHTTTGDEVGLTYYSKRTGEIVHDIQAVSLEEEA; this is translated from the coding sequence GTGAAAATAAAATACGATTTACCTTGTAATATCGCTCAGTCTCTCAATATTATTGGAGATCGTTGGACGTTGCTCGTCATTCACGAAATTCTTATCGGGCAAACAACCTTTAACGAAATCAAGCGGGGACTAGATGGTATTTCTGCGAATCTTTTATCTGAACGCTTAAAATTATTAGAGGCGCAAGGGCTAGTGACATCAGAACTCTATTCCAGTCATCCACCTCGCTACCAATACACGCTTACCGAAAGCGGGAAAGACTTAGAGCATGTATTCCATGCACTCATTATCTGGGGGAGCGACCATTTAGATCACTGCTATAAAAAATTGGTACATACGACGACAGGTGACGAAGTAGGTCTTACCTATTATTCAAAACGAACGGGCGAAATCGTCCATGATATCCAAGCGGTAAGCCTTGAGGAGGAAGCATAA
- a CDS encoding ABC transporter permease, which yields MKIVKKFVNFTIGMVLLVAVWQLIILVGGYEEALFPSPQTVGKEIINMVMDGSLFVHLQVSLGRFAAGYLLAVIPAILLGMLLGRMPRVWQIVDPVAQVLRPVSPVAWSPFIVLWFGIGNMPAIAIIFIAAFFPVLLTTVNGVKKIDQDYLKIAENLEIKQPQLMVKIIFPAAFPSIVSGLHLALGAAWIFLVAGEMVGAQSGLGYLIVDARNTLNLAGVLAGIVFIGLCGFILDRLIGLFELWVGRHWGIPS from the coding sequence ATGAAAATCGTAAAGAAATTCGTTAATTTTACAATTGGAATGGTGTTGCTTGTAGCCGTTTGGCAGCTCATTATACTCGTTGGTGGCTATGAGGAAGCACTATTCCCATCCCCACAAACAGTTGGGAAAGAGATTATTAATATGGTGATGGATGGCTCTCTTTTTGTTCATTTACAGGTGAGCCTTGGACGGTTTGCAGCTGGCTACCTACTGGCCGTTATACCAGCCATTCTTCTTGGAATGCTATTGGGCAGAATGCCACGCGTTTGGCAAATCGTCGACCCTGTGGCACAAGTATTACGTCCCGTTTCTCCTGTGGCATGGTCCCCCTTTATCGTCCTGTGGTTTGGCATCGGCAATATGCCGGCAATCGCTATTATTTTCATCGCCGCCTTTTTCCCTGTGCTACTCACAACAGTAAATGGCGTAAAGAAAATCGATCAAGATTATTTAAAAATTGCTGAAAACCTAGAGATTAAACAGCCACAACTAATGGTTAAAATTATTTTCCCAGCTGCTTTCCCCTCTATTGTGAGTGGTCTTCACCTGGCACTCGGGGCTGCATGGATTTTCCTTGTGGCCGGTGAAATGGTTGGCGCACAATCTGGTCTTGGTTATTTAATTGTCGATGCGCGCAATACACTGAATCTAGCTGGTGTACTGGCCGGTATTGTATTCATAGGACTATGCGGTTTCATCCTCGATCGGTTAATTGGACTGTTCGAGCTGTGGGTTGGCCGTCATTGGGGAATCCCTTCTTGA
- a CDS encoding ABC transporter substrate-binding protein, with protein sequence MRKWTILLVACALLLTTACSKPNEKAASDKPIIKIGYLPITHAGPLYMDAYLQEDYTIEMVKFGSWPDLMDALNTGRIDGASALIELAMKAKEQGIDLKAVALGHTDGNVLISSHDIDTTADLQGKTYAIPHKFSSHNILLNEMLKKDGMTYEDVNVVEMAPAEMPAALSENRIAGYVVAEPFGAQAVVLNKGQVHYHSDEIWPDSYCCVLVMRNDFITKNPDVTQSFINHYALAGELANQKDDVVYESFGQFMKVDREVLDLSLEWISYDNLRIEQQDYDKLSGFMVEMGLSDQPPSYEEFVDNTFIEKAK encoded by the coding sequence ATGAGAAAATGGACGATACTACTTGTGGCTTGCGCACTGCTTCTGACAACAGCTTGCTCGAAACCTAACGAAAAAGCTGCTAGTGATAAACCAATCATTAAAATTGGTTATTTGCCAATCACACATGCTGGACCACTTTATATGGATGCCTACCTTCAAGAGGATTACACAATTGAAATGGTGAAATTCGGGTCATGGCCTGATTTAATGGATGCTCTCAACACAGGTCGGATTGACGGGGCATCAGCACTCATTGAATTAGCGATGAAAGCAAAAGAACAAGGGATTGATTTGAAAGCTGTCGCGCTTGGCCATACAGATGGCAATGTACTGATTTCCTCACATGACATCGACACTACAGCAGATTTACAAGGGAAAACATATGCCATCCCACATAAATTTTCATCCCATAATATTTTATTGAATGAGATGTTAAAAAAAGACGGCATGACTTATGAGGATGTCAATGTCGTTGAAATGGCACCTGCTGAAATGCCGGCCGCACTTTCAGAAAATCGAATTGCTGGTTACGTTGTTGCTGAACCTTTTGGGGCGCAAGCTGTCGTACTGAACAAGGGCCAAGTACATTATCATTCAGACGAGATTTGGCCCGATTCTTATTGCTGCGTCCTTGTCATGCGTAATGATTTTATAACGAAAAATCCAGATGTCACACAAAGTTTTATCAACCACTATGCACTTGCCGGAGAGCTTGCCAATCAAAAAGATGATGTAGTCTACGAATCCTTCGGTCAATTTATGAAGGTCGATAGAGAGGTACTCGACCTGTCATTGGAGTGGATTTCTTATGATAACCTTCGAATTGAGCAGCAGGACTATGACAAGCTTTCAGGATTTATGGTCGAAATGGGCTTATCCGATCAACCTCCATCGTATGAAGAATTTGTCGACAATACATTTATTGAAAAAGCGAAGTGA
- a CDS encoding ABC transporter ATP-binding protein, with protein MADEMIAVSGITKTFFTGSEPSRVLDDVSFTIQKGEIVTLLGKSGCGKSTLLHMVGGFTKADQGQVLLDSQQVQRPTKRCVMLFQQRNLLPWRSVLKNVELGLEGEKLSADDKKERVLDALKLVGLEQHLHKFPHELSGGMQQRVAIARAFAMQPDVILMDEPFAALDTFSRYRLQDELVRIQSQKKTTILLVTHDIDEAVYVSDRVLIMSSHPGKIYKEMKIAQTKPRDRSHGDFHYFRKKILDEFELSGVPNTSEYSI; from the coding sequence ATGGCAGATGAAATGATTGCAGTTTCAGGTATAACCAAAACGTTTTTCACGGGTAGCGAGCCATCTCGCGTACTTGATGATGTTTCTTTCACCATACAAAAAGGAGAGATTGTCACATTACTCGGCAAAAGTGGCTGTGGGAAAAGTACGCTTTTGCATATGGTCGGCGGATTTACGAAGGCTGATCAAGGACAAGTGCTACTTGACAGTCAACAAGTACAGCGCCCGACAAAAAGATGCGTGATGTTATTTCAACAGCGCAACTTACTTCCGTGGCGATCCGTGTTGAAAAATGTTGAACTCGGTCTTGAAGGAGAAAAATTATCGGCGGATGATAAAAAAGAACGGGTCTTAGATGCTTTAAAGCTCGTCGGACTTGAACAGCATCTACATAAGTTTCCTCACGAACTCTCAGGGGGTATGCAACAACGAGTAGCCATTGCACGCGCATTTGCCATGCAGCCTGACGTCATTTTAATGGACGAGCCTTTCGCAGCGCTTGATACATTTAGTCGCTATCGTTTACAAGATGAGCTCGTTCGCATTCAATCACAAAAGAAAACGACCATTTTGCTCGTCACACATGATATCGATGAGGCTGTGTATGTATCAGATCGAGTGCTCATTATGAGCTCCCATCCAGGCAAAATCTATAAGGAAATGAAAATCGCGCAGACGAAACCACGTGATCGAAGTCATGGCGACTTCCATTACTTCCGCAAGAAAATTTTAGATGAGTTCGAACTAAGCGGCGTACCAAATACGTCCGAATACTCGATTTAA
- a CDS encoding glycerol-3-phosphate dehydrogenase/oxidase, translated as MSTFSALERQSTFDKMAGEPFDLLVIGGGITGAGIALDAATRGLKVALVEMQDFASGTSSRSTKLVHGGLRYLKQFEIKEVAELGKERAIVYENGPHVTTPEWMLLPFHKGGTFGKLSTSFGLRVYDFLAGVKKQERRTMLSLEETVRKVPIVKKDGLLGGGVYVEYRTDDARLTMEVIKAAVENGAVVTNYAKAAQFIYNDSKQVVGAEIQDMLTDKMVSVQAKKVVNATGPWVDDVREIDGSKSEKHLILSKGVHLVFDQSVFPLQQAVYFDTPDKRMVFAIPRDGKTYVGTTDTFYDASRATIKITTEDRAYIMGSIHYMFPDLQIAEKDIESGWAGIRPLIHEDGKNPSEISRKDEIWQSDSGLITIAGGKLTGYRKMAETVVGMVVEKLAATGNKQFGPCVTKSFPISGGDVGGSSKLQQFLYAKNKQAQRLGLDEQQGLKLAKMYGSNVETVFGYLADNDTVLPAVLYAQLMYAIHHEMAVKPTDFFIRRTGALLFDITTVMEWKDQVMTEMATIFDWTEEQQTRYAEELQQEILCATTAVKL; from the coding sequence ATGAGTACATTTTCAGCTTTGGAGAGACAGTCTACGTTTGACAAAATGGCAGGTGAGCCATTCGATTTACTCGTTATTGGAGGGGGAATTACGGGTGCAGGTATCGCTTTAGACGCGGCAACACGCGGTTTGAAGGTGGCGCTTGTGGAGATGCAGGACTTTGCATCGGGCACGTCAAGTCGCTCCACTAAATTGGTGCACGGGGGATTACGTTATTTAAAGCAGTTTGAAATTAAAGAAGTGGCAGAGCTCGGAAAAGAGCGTGCAATTGTTTACGAAAATGGTCCTCATGTGACGACGCCTGAATGGATGCTGTTACCGTTTCATAAAGGCGGTACATTTGGTAAGTTGTCGACATCATTTGGACTGCGCGTCTATGACTTTTTAGCAGGTGTGAAGAAACAAGAAAGAAGAACGATGCTGTCACTAGAAGAAACGGTTCGTAAAGTCCCGATTGTCAAAAAGGATGGCTTGCTTGGTGGTGGGGTCTACGTGGAATACCGCACAGATGACGCGCGTTTGACGATGGAAGTAATCAAGGCGGCAGTGGAAAATGGTGCGGTCGTTACGAACTATGCTAAGGCGGCGCAGTTTATTTACAATGACAGTAAGCAAGTAGTAGGTGCAGAAATTCAAGATATGCTGACAGACAAGATGGTGTCTGTTCAGGCGAAAAAAGTTGTCAATGCGACGGGACCATGGGTAGATGATGTACGGGAAATTGACGGTTCGAAGAGCGAGAAGCACCTGATTTTATCCAAAGGGGTTCACTTGGTATTTGACCAATCTGTTTTTCCGTTGCAGCAGGCAGTCTATTTCGATACGCCTGACAAACGCATGGTGTTTGCGATTCCCCGGGATGGCAAAACGTATGTAGGGACGACGGATACATTTTATGATGCGAGTCGCGCCACGATTAAGATTACGACAGAGGATCGTGCGTACATCATGGGGTCGATTCACTATATGTTCCCGGATTTACAAATCGCTGAAAAGGATATTGAGTCCGGCTGGGCAGGAATTCGTCCGCTTATTCACGAAGACGGTAAAAACCCTTCTGAAATTTCGCGGAAAGATGAGATTTGGCAATCAGATTCGGGCTTAATTACCATTGCGGGTGGAAAATTAACGGGTTATCGTAAAATGGCGGAAACGGTTGTAGGAATGGTTGTTGAGAAATTGGCTGCAACAGGCAACAAGCAATTTGGTCCATGTGTGACGAAAAGTTTCCCGATTTCGGGTGGAGATGTGGGCGGTTCTTCCAAGCTACAACAATTTTTGTATGCTAAAAATAAGCAAGCGCAGCGTTTAGGGTTGGATGAACAACAAGGCCTCAAATTGGCGAAAATGTATGGATCGAATGTGGAAACGGTATTTGGCTACTTGGCAGATAATGATACAGTGTTACCTGCTGTTTTATATGCCCAATTAATGTATGCGATTCACCATGAGATGGCGGTTAAACCAACTGATTTCTTTATTAGGAGGACGGGGGCTTTATTATTTGATATCACTACCGTTATGGAGTGGAAAGATCAAGTGATGACTGAAATGGCAACGATTTTTGACTGGACAGAGGAGCAGCAGACGCGTTATGCGGAGGAGTTACAGCAGGAAATCCTGTGTGCAACAACTGCAGTCAAGTTATAA
- a CDS encoding glycerol-3-phosphate responsive antiterminator, which yields MPFREQKILPALRNLKQLESLLGSPYEYIVLLEVHISNLKTIKNESDRYGKKIIIHADLIQGLKTDDYAAEFLCNDIRPAGIISTRSNMIMKAKAKGIIAIQRMFLLDTIALEKSYSLIERTRPDYIEILPGVIPQIISEVHERTGISIISGGLIRSEEHVHAALDAGAKAVTTSNQQLWAAFANDSQS from the coding sequence ATGCCTTTTCGTGAACAAAAAATTTTACCGGCTTTGCGTAATTTGAAGCAGCTCGAATCATTGTTGGGTAGCCCTTATGAATATATTGTCTTATTGGAAGTGCATATTAGTAATCTCAAAACGATTAAAAACGAATCAGATCGCTATGGTAAAAAAATTATTATTCATGCGGATTTAATCCAAGGATTGAAAACGGATGACTATGCAGCAGAGTTTCTTTGCAATGATATTCGGCCAGCGGGTATTATTTCTACCCGGTCGAATATGATTATGAAAGCGAAGGCCAAAGGGATTATTGCGATTCAACGGATGTTTTTATTGGATACAATTGCTTTGGAAAAGAGTTATTCGCTCATTGAACGGACGAGACCGGATTACATTGAAATTTTGCCAGGGGTCATTCCTCAAATTATTAGTGAAGTGCATGAAAGAACGGGGATTTCAATTATTAGTGGGGGACTTATTCGATCAGAAGAGCATGTTCATGCGGCATTAGATGCGGGAGCAAAGGCTGTAACGACGTCTAATCAGCAGCTGTGGGCAGCGTTTGCGAACGATAGCCAATCCTAA
- a CDS encoding MIP/aquaporin family protein, giving the protein MTPFLGELIGTMILIIFGAGVVGGVLMKDSKAEGAGWIVITLGWGLAVTMGVYAVGNFSGAHLNPAVTIGLASIGEFPWADVPSYVLAQMIGAILGAVIIYFQYLPHWKKTEDQGAKLAVFATSPAIRHPLSNLTSEMIGTFVLLLGLLMIGANEFTEGLNPLIVGALIVAIGMSLGGTTGYAINPARDLGPRIAHFFLPIAGKGSSDWSYAWVPIVGPILGGTFGALFYQQFFTGVNSVAFWVVGAVVLAVLLGAQFTLKKETEVVVKQRVAKGA; this is encoded by the coding sequence ATGACACCATTTTTGGGGGAATTGATTGGTACAATGATTTTAATCATCTTTGGGGCAGGGGTAGTCGGTGGTGTGTTGATGAAAGATTCAAAGGCAGAAGGTGCTGGCTGGATTGTCATTACGCTTGGATGGGGACTTGCTGTGACGATGGGCGTTTACGCAGTTGGAAACTTTAGTGGTGCCCACTTGAATCCAGCGGTTACAATTGGACTGGCTTCGATTGGAGAATTTCCATGGGCTGATGTGCCAAGTTATGTCCTGGCACAAATGATTGGAGCTATCCTGGGGGCAGTCATTATTTACTTCCAATACCTACCTCACTGGAAAAAGACAGAGGACCAAGGTGCGAAATTAGCAGTATTTGCGACATCACCTGCGATTCGTCATCCACTATCGAATTTGACAAGTGAAATGATTGGGACGTTTGTCTTGCTATTAGGCCTTTTGATGATTGGAGCGAATGAGTTTACGGAAGGATTGAACCCGTTAATTGTGGGTGCGCTTATTGTAGCTATTGGTATGTCACTGGGTGGAACAACTGGTTATGCCATTAATCCGGCACGTGATTTAGGGCCAAGAATTGCTCATTTCTTCTTGCCAATTGCGGGCAAAGGCTCGTCTGATTGGAGTTACGCATGGGTCCCGATCGTAGGCCCGATTCTGGGAGGTACGTTCGGAGCACTGTTTTATCAACAATTTTTCACAGGTGTTAATAGTGTTGCGTTTTGGGTAGTTGGAGCTGTTGTGTTGGCTGTTCTGTTAGGAGCACAGTTTACGCTTAAAAAAGAAACTGAAGTAGTTGTGAAACAAAGAGTTGCTAAAGGTGCATAA
- the glpK gene encoding glycerol kinase GlpK: MTEKYILALDQGTTSTRAILFDKKGEIFHTSQQEFTQYFPQSGWVEHRADEIWSSVLAVIAGVLSEKNIDADQIAGIGITNQRETAVVWDKHTGDPVYNAIVWQSRQTADICEELKAQGHSDMVRDKTGLLIDAYFSGTKVKWILDNVEGARERAERGDLLFGTIDTWLVWKLSGGKTHVTDYSNASRTLMYNIYDLQWDQELLDMLGVPASMLPEVRPSSEIYGHTDEDLFFGHAAPLAGIAGDQQAALFGQACFESGMVKNTYGTGCFMLMNTGEKAVKSEHGLLTTLAWGIDGKVEYALEGSIFVAGSAIQWLRDGLRMFRDSAESERYADRVDSTEGVYVVPAFVGLGAPYWDSDVRGAVFGLTRGTSKEHFVRATLESLAYQTKDVLDAMEADSGITLKKLRVDGGAVANNFLMQFQSDLLNVPVERPVISETTALGAAYLAGLAVGFWKDRSEIAAHWHLDSQFQPEMEQETREEIYGGWQKAVRATMAYK, encoded by the coding sequence ATGACTGAAAAATATATATTGGCACTTGATCAAGGAACGACGAGCACGCGAGCTATTTTATTTGATAAAAAAGGTGAAATTTTTCATACTTCCCAACAGGAATTTACGCAGTATTTCCCACAATCAGGATGGGTTGAGCATCGGGCAGATGAAATTTGGAGTTCGGTTTTAGCTGTTATTGCAGGTGTGCTATCTGAAAAAAATATCGATGCCGATCAAATTGCTGGAATTGGAATTACGAACCAACGTGAAACAGCTGTTGTCTGGGATAAACATACAGGCGATCCGGTTTACAATGCGATTGTTTGGCAATCGCGACAAACGGCTGATATTTGTGAAGAATTAAAAGCGCAGGGTCACTCTGACATGGTTCGCGATAAGACAGGATTGCTCATTGACGCTTATTTTTCAGGCACCAAAGTTAAATGGATTTTGGACAATGTGGAAGGTGCAAGAGAGAGGGCGGAGCGAGGCGATCTATTATTTGGAACGATTGATACATGGTTGGTCTGGAAATTGTCCGGCGGTAAAACGCATGTGACGGATTATTCCAATGCTTCAAGAACGCTAATGTACAATATTTACGACTTGCAATGGGATCAGGAATTGCTGGATATGTTGGGCGTACCGGCATCTATGCTTCCTGAAGTCCGCCCTTCATCTGAAATCTATGGTCATACAGATGAGGATCTATTCTTTGGTCATGCGGCGCCACTTGCGGGAATTGCAGGTGATCAGCAGGCGGCGCTATTTGGTCAGGCATGTTTCGAGAGTGGTATGGTGAAAAACACATATGGAACAGGTTGCTTTATGCTGATGAATACGGGTGAAAAGGCCGTTAAGTCGGAGCATGGCTTATTAACGACACTTGCATGGGGAATTGACGGCAAAGTGGAATATGCACTTGAGGGTAGTATCTTTGTTGCCGGTTCAGCGATTCAGTGGCTTCGGGATGGGCTGCGGATGTTCAGAGATTCGGCAGAAAGTGAACGCTATGCAGATCGTGTAGATTCAACAGAAGGCGTTTACGTAGTACCGGCATTTGTTGGACTAGGTGCACCTTATTGGGATAGTGATGTAAGAGGAGCTGTTTTTGGATTAACGCGAGGTACGTCGAAAGAGCATTTTGTACGGGCTACGTTGGAATCATTGGCTTATCAGACGAAAGACGTACTGGATGCAATGGAGGCAGATTCGGGGATTACATTGAAAAAGTTACGTGTGGATGGCGGCGCTGTAGCAAATAATTTCTTGATGCAGTTCCAAAGTGATCTATTGAACGTACCAGTTGAGCGCCCGGTCATTAGTGAAACAACGGCATTAGGTGCAGCTTACTTGGCAGGTTTAGCTGTTGGATTTTGGAAGGATCGTTCTGAAATCGCAGCACATTGGCATCTCGATAGCCAGTTCCAACCAGAAATGGAGCAAGAAACACGTGAAGAAATTTATGGCGGCTGGCAAAAAGCTGTTCGTGCGACAATGGCTTATAAATAA
- a CDS encoding peptidylprolyl isomerase: protein MSKKWLYPLVIAVILVIATGCSQENEEIVATVGGEKITKEELYDTLVKASGQQALDIMIEDKVIAMELKKEKVTIPDEEVDAEFATHVESNGGEEAFAAALEQAGITEKEYKDSIIEYLSIRKVVEPRIEITDEETKAYFDENKETLSTVEQVEASHILVEDEATAKEVAQKLADGEDFVALAKEYSIDAANAENGGELGYFGRDEMATEFEEAAFSLAIDAISEPVKTEHGYHIIHVTDKEAAKEAVYEDSKEDIKKLLIEQQMQTEYTDWLDEVKEQYDIENSLLGK, encoded by the coding sequence ATGTCTAAAAAATGGCTATACCCGCTAGTAATTGCTGTCATCCTTGTGATAGCAACGGGGTGTTCACAAGAGAATGAAGAAATCGTCGCAACTGTTGGTGGTGAAAAAATCACCAAAGAAGAATTGTATGACACGCTTGTCAAAGCTTCTGGACAACAAGCGCTCGATATAATGATTGAAGATAAAGTGATTGCCATGGAATTGAAAAAGGAGAAAGTGACCATTCCTGATGAAGAAGTAGATGCGGAGTTTGCAACCCATGTTGAAAGTAACGGAGGGGAAGAAGCCTTTGCTGCCGCGTTAGAGCAAGCCGGTATTACCGAAAAGGAATACAAGGACAGTATCATTGAATATTTGTCCATCCGAAAAGTGGTTGAACCTCGCATCGAAATAACAGACGAGGAAACTAAAGCCTATTTCGATGAAAACAAAGAAACACTGAGCACAGTGGAGCAAGTTGAAGCCAGTCATATCTTAGTTGAAGATGAAGCAACAGCAAAAGAAGTTGCGCAAAAACTAGCTGATGGTGAAGATTTTGTAGCACTAGCAAAAGAGTATTCAATAGATGCCGCAAATGCTGAAAATGGCGGAGAGTTAGGCTACTTTGGTCGCGACGAGATGGCTACTGAATTTGAAGAAGCTGCATTTTCACTAGCAATTGATGCAATTAGTGAACCTGTAAAAACAGAACATGGCTACCATATCATTCACGTCACCGATAAAGAGGCAGCAAAAGAGGCTGTTTACGAGGATAGTAAAGAGGATATTAAAAAGCTGTTAATCGAACAACAAATGCAGACAGAGTATACTGATTGGTTGGATGAAGTGAAAGAGCAATATGATATTGAGAATTCGTTGTTAGGGAAGTAA
- a CDS encoding HAMP domain-containing sensor histidine kinase: protein MKVKYLYQQLASHVSVIVIAFLILSVLFSHYVEQFVYDNKTEELATYGQTILRDLNRNPRNSTSTLQAYEHVLNGRDIQYILFDEQSAIIYSTELKAPVIGLLSEEEWQEIKNGKTVTVKQDFKRFDEAVTFVLLPYVQNNQFIGGILLTSPIKGSKEVIAQMNTYLLFTMVLALAVALLLSWILSNFHGKRIKRLREATSLVAQGDYSVRIPSANVDEIGELAEDFNKMVEKLNVSMEEIESLENRRRQFMADVSHELRTPLTTIRGIIEGMRNDMISETEKEKGFQLASSETMRLIRLVNENLDYEKIRSNQITLLKQDIQLIELLEIIQDQLEGVAAEKQNTIIVDVAPTLIVHADYDRLTQILINITKNSIQFTENGSIFLRGYMQNDMTVIEIEDTGIGIDPDDVEKIWGRFYKAIVSRTTNPYGEFGLGLSIVKQLVTMHNGTIEVSSKQGKGTTFTILLPN, encoded by the coding sequence GTGAAAGTCAAATACTTATACCAGCAACTCGCAAGCCATGTCAGCGTTATCGTCATCGCCTTTTTAATACTAAGTGTGCTGTTCTCTCATTATGTGGAGCAATTTGTCTATGACAATAAAACTGAAGAACTCGCGACGTATGGACAAACTATTTTACGCGACCTTAATCGCAACCCTCGCAATTCGACGAGTACGCTACAAGCCTATGAACATGTGCTAAATGGTCGTGATATTCAATACATTTTATTCGATGAACAATCAGCTATCATTTATTCTACCGAGTTAAAAGCGCCGGTCATTGGATTATTGAGTGAGGAAGAATGGCAGGAGATTAAAAACGGTAAAACCGTCACAGTTAAACAGGATTTCAAGCGTTTTGACGAAGCCGTCACCTTCGTCCTACTTCCCTATGTCCAAAACAACCAGTTTATCGGTGGCATTCTACTGACATCACCGATTAAAGGCTCAAAGGAAGTCATTGCGCAGATGAATACCTATTTGCTATTCACAATGGTACTCGCGCTAGCCGTCGCATTATTACTCAGTTGGATCTTATCAAATTTCCACGGTAAACGCATCAAACGACTGAGAGAAGCTACGTCACTTGTTGCACAAGGTGATTACTCCGTGCGTATTCCATCCGCCAATGTCGACGAAATCGGTGAACTTGCTGAAGACTTCAACAAAATGGTCGAAAAGTTGAATGTATCAATGGAGGAAATCGAAAGCCTGGAAAACCGACGACGCCAGTTCATGGCAGACGTTTCCCACGAACTACGAACACCACTAACAACCATTCGCGGTATTATCGAAGGCATGAGAAACGACATGATTTCGGAAACAGAAAAAGAAAAAGGCTTTCAGCTTGCTAGCAGCGAAACAATGCGACTCATTCGGCTGGTCAATGAAAACCTAGATTATGAAAAAATTCGTTCTAACCAAATTACATTACTCAAACAAGATATCCAACTCATTGAACTGCTGGAAATTATTCAGGACCAGCTTGAGGGTGTCGCGGCTGAAAAGCAAAATACAATTATTGTCGATGTAGCTCCTACCTTGATTGTCCATGCTGATTATGATCGGCTCACCCAGATTTTGATTAACATTACGAAAAACAGTATTCAATTTACCGAAAATGGATCCATCTTTTTGCGTGGCTATATGCAGAACGATATGACCGTGATTGAAATTGAAGATACAGGTATTGGCATTGACCCAGATGATGTTGAAAAAATTTGGGGACGCTTTTATAAGGCGATTGTGTCACGGACTACGAATCCATATGGAGAATTCGGACTTGGTCTATCCATCGTCAAACAGCTTGTCACAATGCATAATGGAACGATTGAAGTGTCTAGTAAACAAGGGAAAGGTACGACATTCACGATTTTATTACCGAACTAA
- a CDS encoding response regulator transcription factor, with product MKILVIEDNESVSSMIELFFSKEGIEGEFVKDGLEGYRRASEAHWDCLIVDWMLPGMDGVSICRKLRQEKYAGPIIMLTAKDSESDQVLGLEMGADDYVTKPFSPLALMARIKAVTRRYSPQQVGEQQEGVIQTTHFNINHHTREVLLDGKPVLNLTPKEFDLLSHFAQHPKQVFSREQLLDNVWGYDFYGDDRTVDVHIKRLRTKIATEEQPFFHTVWGVGYRFDETLGDTK from the coding sequence TTGAAAATCTTAGTAATTGAAGACAATGAAAGCGTCTCTTCGATGATTGAACTGTTTTTTTCAAAGGAAGGCATCGAAGGGGAATTCGTCAAAGACGGTCTTGAAGGTTATCGCCGCGCAAGTGAAGCCCATTGGGACTGCTTAATTGTTGATTGGATGCTACCAGGAATGGATGGCGTGTCCATTTGCCGGAAACTAAGGCAAGAAAAATATGCAGGTCCGATTATTATGCTAACCGCGAAAGACAGTGAATCAGACCAAGTACTTGGGCTTGAAATGGGTGCCGATGATTATGTCACGAAACCATTTAGTCCACTCGCTCTGATGGCACGCATTAAAGCCGTGACACGCAGGTATTCACCACAACAAGTGGGCGAGCAACAAGAGGGCGTCATTCAAACCACTCATTTCAACATCAATCACCACACACGTGAAGTACTATTAGACGGTAAGCCCGTCCTTAATTTAACACCAAAAGAATTCGATTTGTTGTCCCATTTCGCCCAGCACCCGAAACAAGTCTTTTCACGCGAGCAATTATTAGACAATGTCTGGGGCTATGATTTCTACGGCGATGACCGTACCGTCGACGTTCATATTAAGCGCCTTCGGACGAAAATCGCGACAGAAGAGCAACCCTTTTTCCACACCGTGTGGGGCGTCGGTTATCGGTTTGATGAAACACTCGGTGACACTAAGTGA